Below is a window of Ciona intestinalis unplaced genomic scaffold, KH HT000184.2, whole genome shotgun sequence DNA.
aaaaaagaataagaaatttgttttgtttttgttgcaacCTACCCCTGATATAAACAAGTTCCCAGTCTCACATGGCGACAATGCTGCATCCATTACATCAGATTGATGACCGTGGAAACTCTGTAATAATTGTCCACTTTCCACATCCCATAACGCGCATGTGCTATCTCCTGAAGCTGTTAAGATCTGGGTTGGAAAAATAGAGATATCTCAACCTATTACTgaataattcattttttacaattaaaatttcatattttgtgtAGAATGCATACACAACTATGCAGCACCCATGGCCTATTTGTTAAATGCAAGTGATGCGttagtaaaacaaataaaattttggcAATGTACCTGGTAATCTGAATGGGTAAAAGTGCATGCAGatatgtaacttgtgtgcATAGCAACCACTTTTCTTTGTTGCATAATAGTTCCTGCCCCAGTGTCTGCAGGTCCAGATGACACTGGGTTTTGTTTGTTGCTTACTGACAGCGTTGATGAATTAGAAGAAGAATTTAATGGGAACACGGAACATTTGTTATCCAAGCCACTGTAAAAGAAAGTTGCTCTGCATTAAACTGCCTAAATCTTTTCTCTGCATTAAAAGGTTCAATTTTTGTTATCCCATTTTTGGTGTTTAGGCCTCTACCACAAGGAGAACaaagtctatatatatataaaactagtCCAAGTATTTGCTTGTGCCAGTTTATCCAACCTTGAAGTATGTTTATCATTCCCAATCAGTTAATAATGCATGAGCTTACCCGCAAGCAATGGAGCCTCCAGAAGGAGCGTAAGCACAAGCATTGACCCATGTGGTTGGAAGGCTAATTGCTTGCTCCTGTTAGAAAACCAAGTTTAGTTAATCCAGTTAAGTATTGACCCGTAGGAAGtacaattaaaacttaatgAGGAAACTTGCCTTATTTGTAGTGAATCCATCCCAAACTAAGATTTTTCCATCCTGTAAGAAGTAAAATGTAACGTCAAAATAAACAGGAGTgatttcatatttaaacaatcttttatcaataaaatagCAATGCTAACTACTAAAACCTCAAATTGAAAATTACAATGCTTTTTTACGAGAAATTGGCTTGTCAGAATTTGCCCCCAAaaggtcatttttttaatgagacAGTAACATATGCTTGTTTGTATTACCTGTGATGAACTGACAATTCTACGTTTATCAAGAGACCAATCCATGTCCAGTACTTTGCCAGTATGTCCTTTAAGTATACGACGGCATCTCACTTGAATGGATGGTGAACCTCCTGCCTTTTTCCCCATAACAAACACTGTTTTTGGAAGcaaacatttaaagttttaactttAGTTATAAATATTGCACCTAAAAACATGTTACAAATATCGTCTTAACTTTGTCCATTACTTTAAACCGTAAATGTGACATATGTATAACAAATgtactttaaaaaagtaaacaaacagtTGCCCGAAGTCTTTATTATAGGATATGAGTTAAActaacaacaaatataaacagcAACTCACATTCGGCATCATTTAAATTCCTTCGATCTGCTTGCAACTTTTTGCGTAGCTGTTCCGCTTCTTTGCGAAGATTTTCTAGCGTGTCGTATCTGGTCGAATTCTTATCACTTGCCATAATATGCGCAGTTGGATTGACACGGCAGCTAACGCGATGTTATTATATTGCTATAAATAGTATATTAGTTTCCCTAAATTTGTACTAATGCCTAAGTTTTGCAGTtcacaacaataacaaatccttgtcaataaaaacaaaccaaacttaTCCGGGAAGTAGGAAACAGCAAGTCCAAATTAAAGTTTGCTGcagatttatataataaataggTACTTTAACATTTCGGTTTGCGTAACAGCAAATCACACCAAAATATTATGggaaataatttattttgtgtgttttgtatgtATCGTTTACATAATAGCAGTATGTATCTGGAGATATGTatgaaatttcatttattttgcatatttttttacaaatttagtCTGTTTAAAGGTTACAACAACTTAAACGTTAAAGTTAAAACCAGActatagatatcatatacatTTTCGCGTTTAAATCGGGGACCACTTGTATGTTATAAAGCTTTAggaataaactttattattaaactaacacattttaagttatgtttttaactaataaaAAGCTTCAATTGATATgatttgttaaagttaaaaatctgattttaacctgtaaacatttttaaattcctgCAGATTTTAAAACGCTGAATAGCAATAAACATTGCCAGTTTATCCACGTTATTCTGCGATATATTAAAGAATAacttaatatttgtttaacatttgtCAATACATCGTATGTCAAAGGCATATTTGCTGTCTCCTCAACTATTCTTGATAACGAAACGTACAAAGAACTTTGTGAAGGTTCAAAACCACCGAAGGTTTATACATGAATTCTTCACGGGATGTCTATGATGTACGATTCAGCTTGAAGTTGCTACGCTTCGTATAGTACTTAGTATTCCccaacataaattttaaactttcattgtatttgtatGCGTGACGTAGAGTAGCTTTAGCGCATTTTGAAAGTATACatactttaacttttttagacACCGTTAAGCAGCAAAGCAAGCGTAGCAATATTGTCAATTATGCTTTGATCAATTCAATGAATAATCGAACAATTAAGATGGAGCTTCTTCCTACTTTAGCACCTGTTTACGtaagtttaaattacattttacacATTATTTCACCTATATTGGACTTGtctaaaagtttttaaaaagtttaaatgttgGGATTATAGTTTGGTATGTTTAATTTCTTAACTGATATCGTTTTCATTAGGGAGGTGGTCTTATAGTCGCATTTCTACCTGAAGATTATGTTTTACCTGAGAATATTCGTGCATTTGCCATCTTTAAGGGCAGCAAGCAACGACAGCTAACTGAAGCTAGGGTCTCTGTTGAAGACAATGCTTTCCATGCAGTTATACCAGGTAAACCTGTTTGTATTGATTGATGTTTTTGGACAATCTTGCACCAAACCAATATCAATGCCTAATTTCTTATAGAAAAAATAGTGGtctaataatgtaaatattttcctgATTTCTCATTGTACCGGAACCAGGCATGTTTTTTTCCGGAAACTTTACTCTCACAGCTTAGTTTAAAAGaaagttcattttttgtttttttacagtaagTGTAGTATCTAGATagcagaaaaataaatattttagtagGCATATCGATATTAGCAATgaggttgttttaaatttactattACCGCTCTTATGCTGAACTCCAATGTGTAAGTAGGCAGTTGAAACTGATGTAGTAAACTTATTACTAGATGAAGTGTATTCCTCTTAAGTGCATGCTTGAAGTGAGATGTTTCATATGATGTGGCAATCTATTATATATTCTTTCCTTTGGgtgacattttttttctatagacagaaagttgtttgttatgtttcataGGTTGTTGTTAAAAGCTAGTATTGACACAGTTAATTCTAAGAGGCTAATTTGgtatgtaaaatttatattttgatattaggCGTAGGTTTAGTGTATTCACaattactttataataaagtttctGCATTTTTCTGTTAACCattgttgcaaaataaatatttttccagaGATAAATCCGTTAACCCAATTGTTAACAAGTCACCTTAACCTACACTATATAGGCTATTAATATTGTGTATAGTTTTAGTATGATTTCaattactttataataaaatttctgCATTGTTGCTAAAGGAATAGTTTCTGAAAGTTAAATTCGTTAAGCCAATTGGTAAATTAAAGTAACCAGAGGAttacttaaatatttgattCTCAAATTCATGCTTCTATTTTTGTCTTATTCTCGTCATCTTACCCAACCTCCTGGTGAACATGAGACTTTATCATCTTATTAGTTGTGTGTGTTAAAAACATCTTCTTTTGTGTTGCTGCTTACCCTGTGGCAGGTGTACCTAGGAGACAATGTCTCTTCAATTGTCTCCAAGTGGCACACCATTCTCTTGTGTCAGTGCAGTTCGTGTAGCGGTGTATTAAGTTAGATTACCTTGTATAAAGCTTATGTACCACCGGGGCTGAGCTCTATTTGTTTAAGATAACGGAAACTGTAAGAGTAAAAGTTCTCTCCTCATGTGGATGTTTATTTCGGAAACAGAAAAGGTTATTGACTTTTTCAATTATTAAATTGCCAAACACTTAGGTTCctattaaacattaattactTCAGATGAGATGTCAGTGAGGTTTACAGCCATAACAGAAAGACTTTCAGTTCTGCTGAAGTAATCTGCCTATATATGTTGCAGTAGTTTTCATATGCATTTTGTGTTTTGTCAGTCGGCCTATGTTGTTAAATGCAACTAAAGAAACATAGTTTTACAAGGCAGATGTATTTGAACTATCTGCAcggttttattgtttactttacATTACGATTCATTTCATATTTCAGCAGCAAAGTTTTAATAACCCGACTTTACAATGAAAATTGCATTAGCCTTATTTAACAGTGGTGTACAACAGAACATAAAAGTActattatatttatgtgtgtGGTGCAGGAAATACCCATAAACCTAAAGTGTATTATATGCATGTTTACGCGATGGTTCATCAGTTAGTGTTTGTTAAGTAAACATCAATTGAGTGGACACACATCTTGTCACATGGCAGTCAATTCCGGCTAACAGAGCGATTGATCTTTGGCAGAGGAAGGTCCTTGGTATTGGTAATAGAGAATGTGAATATTGGCTAGTTAATATATGGGCCAATGTTTGCTTGATTAGAAAAGCACATATTTGTTTGAGCCAGACCAAAATATGAATTAGTCAGTATAGATATTATTTATATCTGTAGTGAGGTTGGGATTGAAAGGGCTGTTAAAATTGAatgtacattttatatatttattgcaaagGTTTAAAAGGATTTAAGTGAAGAAAATTGAGGCCtattgagttttttttacattttatttcaataattttcattgttgcatcaattgtaatttttatttgcttaTTTAGGctgttacaatataaaaaaaagtccaTTTCTCTTCCCTTTGTAATAATGTACAGTTCCTCTTTAATCTTTAACAAAccaattcattttttatataaccaAAGTTTTAGTCGTGTAGCAGTAAAAGTTTTGAAAGGTgtaataataagtttaaatttgccaaataagtttttaatctGTTCCTTCAGATCATGAGCCACCAGAAGAAGTAGAAGTATCTGTGTATATTCAACTACCCTCTGGTGAAGGGGATACCATTGCAAGCGAGCGATTTACTTATTACCTTGATCAAACCTGTTATCTTGCTCGCTACTTGGCTGCCAGGTACAGTGAAACATTTTTGACTTATGTAAtgatttatgttatgtaaggACTGATTTGGCTGAGATTTTACTGCGAGGCACGCTACGGAATTAGGCATGAGTTGGCCTGTTACCAACctagtatatatttataattacatattttattgtattttctttctatatattttgaatcctttttattttcacagcaGCACTCCTTTTAAGATTAATCCTTTACTTACTTATTGATTGTAGTGTGCATAAACTGGAAAGCTTAGAAGATTGGGATTACATACAAGGACCCAACTTTTCATTGGAACAAGAGGATTTTTCTACCTTAGATGAAAGGCTTACCAGTGCCTTCCAACATCTAATTCTACCCTTGGATTGGAACCTGCTTGGTGACCACGGTACGCACAAACAACAGCATTATTTACTGTTCATTGATTTTCATATCAAACTGTCAATAAATTTTTATGCtgtcaattgtttttaatgagGCAACATTGTTTACGACTGGATTTTCCAGCTAGGGATATTAtggtataatttattttataacctcTTATAAATAACcgttctttaaaattttatgacAGATGAACTGATTCCGCGTGAAACCCTTTTTCATTTCGCCGCTCGTCTTGGTTTATCCACCTTCGTTACTCTTCTTCTGGAAAAAAACGGAGCACAGGAGTGTTTGGCGTTGAGGAATAGACACAACGAACTTGCAGAATCGATTGCTAGGGAGCGAGGATTTGAGGGACTTGCTGATCTTATAACAGAGTAAGTGTTGTGCTATTTGCTTAATATATGATGTAAGTTGTGCATGTGAGAACTTTCATTTAACTCccgatattttatttttcgatTATATTGATACAAGCTTCTTATAACTAATTAAGTGCTATGTTATTTGTCGTATAATATGTAAATTATGCCTGAACTTTATTTACctttcaatatttaattttttgattattttgatACAAGTCTATAGTGATATCACGGAAGGTctagtaatatttttttttagtttttggtaaAGGATTTAGTTTTCCCTTGTCTATTTGTGTAGCGTGACTAACTTGACCTTGTATTATGACTTTGCCAAGTTAGAACTACTCTCTGTACTTGGATTAGTTGGAAATGTATTGAGTGAGATTTAGTGGTGAGGTGATAAGTGGGAACAGAGATAGCAAAAGGTAGGAAAAGCTATTACTCTTTATCTGCGAATGACTTATGCTTGGCTGATACAATCTACTTTATGCTATGTGTTTGTAGTTAGATAATACAGCAGCTTAGGTGAAAAACAGTTTGATTTTAGCGATTTGTAGATGTCATAGTTTAAGCCTTTGCAGCAAGTAGCGAATACATAATGTTATAATGATGTATGAATGAACTTCAATCTCAGgtgctttgtttatttagacTTTTTCAATAAGATTAAACTTTTCACTATATATTCAAGATACACCAGTGCTGTAAAACTTACAATGTATTACTGGATCATCCCTATGCTTTCACCCATTtgaaattaataagtttctgtatttaataatgtttaaaacgcaTTTGAACGGTATGGTTGCGGTTACTGGTTCGCTcgcaataaatacaacatgtaGAAACGAAAGCCCATCTGTGTATATGTAGTTTGAGTGATTGAGTGTCTCCCACTCCAGACGATGCTTGCCCCAGGCTTACATTTCGTGATTAACAGCGCAATAGAGGAAATATTTGTCGCCTTTACAAGCTAATAGGACTCGCAATTCATGTTTCCATTTCCACATTCCATTTTGATGTCTGTATATTGACAAAATGAATTGGTTTAAATCTAATATGAATATCACCTGAACTGTTATGCTGTAAAGatacaaaatgtattttgcaaaatctacattttacaaatctctttttttttacaaaatttcttAAAGAAACATATTCTATTGTGGTTGCCATGTATATGTGTTATTGCTTCTCAAGACTCCCTAGAGTAATTGTAGCAGCCAAAATGTGCCATTCCTAAACATTAGTGGCAGTTGCTTCGTTCTCTAGCCAGTTGGTTGTTAAAAGTTGCATGCTTCACTGCACACAAGTGAAGTGTAATCATTCCTCTGTTATTTGGTATTGAGCATAGCCTgttgaaaaaaagattttaaaaaattattttttgccatttttcaTCTTACTGCTCAGGGAAAAAAAAGAGTGCAAATACTACATGTAGCAATGTAGTATTAAAGTCCAGCTAAATTTATCATTCCTACAGTAAAATTAAGTTGTAACTTTTTCACCCCATGCAATCACAGTGGAGAGTAAGTGCTCTTGAAAACTGTAAGGTTCAATGAGTGGCCTTTAAACCATTGTCTGCGGAATTCTTTTGTGCCACATTATATTCAATCACCTTCCACCGACCTGTTTGTGTGTACGTGCCTTGAACATTTTCTTTCGCTTTGTCAAATCAGAAATACCGTTGGCATCCACAAATGGGCTAGCTACACACAGACTAACAGATAGTCCTATTAACTATAAAAAGTCCCTTTTTGAATTTATTGTTTGCAAGTTTTAGTTTGGttccaaacattaaaaacagctttttaGTAAAGGACAACCCATAGAATGCTAAGTTTAAAACGGTCTTATAACCTTGCAAACTATCATCAATTCTCATTTACTCCCACAGAATATTTCAAGTTGTCATGGGTGTCTAATTTTTACTGATTTAGCGGTAAACACAAAAATGTATCAAATTTTCCTAATTTTGTTGAAGTACagagaaaaaagttaaacaacaaataggTGTAAAGTTTTAGTTGGTTTTAGCAAATGGATACAATTGCCATCCTGCAttctaatattatatattcattACCTAAAATGCCCGCAAAATTGACCAAACATTCCAACTTTACAGTCCGCACGCACATGGTGTAATTCGGTGGGAAAGCAAAGAACAAATAGGACCAACCACAGTGCTAAAACAACATAGTTTTGGAACCATATCTACTTCTTCACATCCTTATCTGGATACCTGGCCCCCTATAGGTAATGTATGAGTTAATTCGCTATAAATAACCACTTTAGAATTTCTTAAACATATTTCATGTATGGTATTACAACATGGCTGTTAAAGATTTTTCTAAGAACCTTAAGTTACAATACGGTCTTGTTAACATAGTATTTACACATGTTTTTCAAATTGTTGAAATTATACCAATGCTTTGTTATTCtgaaatagttttatatttcctgtTTTTCCTTGTGTGTTAGgtttctgtaaaaatagtaataaaacctttatgatgtcatcctgtcatatatatatatagttgctGCTATAAGTCATATTACACTTGTTTGTAAAATGACTCTGGTGGCATTTATTTGCGACCCATTTTTGACATCCCATACAGGTTGTCTTTATTAGGGtaaataacaataaagtaTCATTGCAAAACATCACaccattttatttacattttaatcaAAACTTAGAAAAGGAAATTGAGGCTCTTACTGCAACCTCTCTCCCGCCGTCGAGCAGTCTTCCATTACGATACAATATGAATTCAACTTGGGATGAGGCATTAGAAGAAAGTCCGTCCTCTCGTACACAGTCCATGTTTCATAGCGAGAGCTACGATTCTGAGTTCGCTTCGCCAGATTCTTTGTTCCCACCTAGCTTTGAACCGGATTATCGGCAAAAATTAAAGGATACGCACAGAACAAGGGAGTTAGAGAGCACCAGTAGTAATGAGGTTCTTGGTAAGTTTAGATCCATTgtcatgttttattgattGACTGCAAATCAAAAAAATGTCTGCAAAACGTGGTCCAAGTACtaactatttaaaactttctGTGTGTTTTAGGGCTTTAGTTTAAGCAAAGTTTAGTTTAGATTTATTGTCATCTTTTAATAGTCAAATCTGTTAACTATTCGGAGCAAGGTACTGTGTGTTTTGAGGCACAGTTTTACTTGCTGTGCCCTATATTACGGTCTTACATGTTTGTCCTCAAATATGCCCACAATATTTCAACAgctgtgttttatttgcagCTGGAAACTTAAAACACTTGCAGGAGATCAGTGAAGAAATTCAATACTTGCGTCATAAAGATATTGAACGACTGAGACATGTAAgtcatttaaacaatatgtttgaaacaaaagctTAAAAAACTAAGGTCTTAACAAACTTCTGGGGTCTCACAGagtatataaattttacacaaattatTGCATACATGTATATAGTATTAACTGTAAGAATCGCATTTTTAGGAGAACCAACTAAGTTAGAAGCAAAAATGTTTTGGATtccctgttttaaacaatatgttgttgttaacgtgtattataatatacaggCAGGACCAAACGATGTAGCACGACTAAGCAACTCGTGTCCTGATTTAGCACAAGAGCACTCAGCACTTGTAGGAGGTAAGCACCAATGTGTAATTACGTATAAAGACTTAATTGCTATGTCTCAATGCTTTGATGGGTTATTATATTGGCCATACCTTATTGTACCTTGTACTTATACTTTTGCTTGCTTTAGTGTGTGTACCTTCTTATAGTCTAGTCAAAACATTGGATTGGTCTGTGCTGTGGATATAAATATACACACTATCAGTAGAATTGAAATCAATTTGAATACAGcttaaataaatgtacaaGAAGTCTTTACTGCTTCACTATAGTTTAACAGATGAAggtcataaaattaaattcaatgCATTTATTACCCTTCCCATGAGGTGCCTACATTTATGAACTAAGCCGTATTATACtttcactttaaattttttccaatatgataaaatttaaatatttaagctTTATTTAGCTTTTACCACCAATGCACACAGaataagaaaatttaaatataaatggttagcttttatttgtatgtttaCCTTAAACAATGTTCGTATAATTCATAATTGTATCAACGTCAGTCAGTGTATCAAGTTGCTATTTGGACAAATAGGAAAAAAACTGGAATTTGGCATTGTGTTTTGAAACGTCTATATATGGTGTAAACTATACAGAATAGTATGTAAAACACAGTTTACACAGTTTTCTGTATGTACGCAATTTGCTCatgtgtttaaacagtttatactCATGTCCAGCTGTTAGTAGCACTTTTACCCTGCTAGACCACCCCTGCAAACGCATCCCGTTTTTCttttacataatattaattattcagGCCCCAACCGCTTCGCCGGGAGAGCTCATCTTGCTCGCTTTATGGCTGGTTGCTTCGTCTCGTCGCACCTCGTTCTTTCCTCGTTCACCTTTGTCCCTGCCGCCCAGCTTTTAATTCGCGTCGCTCTATCTCCATTTGACCCTGTGTACACACAGCAGATTCATTCAAGCGGCCCACGCTTTAGAACCGAAACTCCGCTGCGGAAATATAGACCGCTAGGCCACTGGCCCACGAACGGTTCTTTATGAGCAGCACTTGTGTGCCACCGGATAGCCACAACACCTTTATATTGGTTCCACAGTGTGAATGTGACTCGGCCTTCATTGTTAGTTGCTCGTAAAGTAGAGCTAATTCAAAAAGCTTTGCCGTCTTGATTTAACCCACGTTCTATTCAATTCCTGACACCCAAGATCTCGGTAAAATGGTGTTTACATAAAACTGGTTTCCACATCGGTTAATGTGACCTCAATTCGTTATACAACGCGCGGTAATACCTCTACATCTAATATCATTCGTAACACGTCTCAGAAGCCACACTTACGTCCGGCCTTGCCGCAAGTTATTACATTATCTCTCTAGGCGTTTTCCACGGCAATTTGTTCGTGGTTTTAATACAGTAGACGAATGTAAACACAGAAAACCACAGGCAATATAACCCAGCCGTTCTTATACCATCGCATCTGTCacattaatacataatataatcacgcataaagtaacatacatggtaactcctaagctggcatgagTTGTACGaccaccgtgttataacgactgtcgtttttcggccacgcgaggataaagctaTAGCTATATTccttcatttattcatttacatACATATTCCAGATGAAACATTGGATGACGTCTACGCTCCTCCCACCCCAGTGATGCCAAGAAATCGACGAGCTCTACCTCCTGGTATAGCTGAGGAATTCCTGGAACCCCAGGTCGgataatacaattttaaatttatttaaaaaaatcgtaatacaatttttatttatttctaaaaatcgTAATTTTACGAATTTCCATTTCGAAAACCCACAAAAGCTTTTAAATTGAGCAGCTTCCCATAAACAAAGGCGACCTTTGCATATCTCACGAACGTATTGATGTATAGCATCGCAATCTGTGTGACTCACACAGAAAGTCATTAAAATCTTACTTTAACTTACCCGTATACCTGCGTTACAGGATGTAGAAGCAACAGAAGATCTCCCGTCACCCTCAGGTCTCCACAGAAGACATAGTTGGCATTCATCGGAAAGTCTTCCGGATCaggatgtgacgtcaccaggGCTCCAAAgaaggtaaaattaaatagtttgtttttatgtgtaCTGTTTATTATACgcttaatttaagttaaaaacttggcaattttttttacacattccGAATATGTGAGTTGTAAGACGTATACAAGAAACTCTTTTggtattttagttttgttttaaattgtctcTTGAcgtttttctttaaacaaatatttaattttcgttTCAGATTCAGTTTTCAGCACGACTCTAACGAAGAACTAAGCAAGGCCGAAGAAACAGAAGTGAGTTCTctttctttataaataatgtagCGGGTTTATATCATATGTAGCCATATaggaatatattttatgttcaaCAATTGTAAGTTTATTTTCTCCTACTTTTTGTTTGTCGCTGTTTAGCTGTCTTAGTCACGAAGATGCTATTTTATACTTGTGGTAGATCTATACACCGCAACTAAACGAACAGGTTGCTTTCACAGCTTAAGTCTGACAGATTAAAATCTTAGTGTCGATTTCCAAACGGTTATATCTTCCTGAGTAGAGCTAAAATGTGGATGTAATTTTCACTgattttcaatctatttttcGTTTCCAATTTCAAATTACGtagatattatatattacttgttttataatttacgtTAATATTACGTTATTTGCCCTAAGCAACACATACTTAATACTGACATTTTCACTGTTAATGTAATTCCCCAcgttttaatgtaactttacaCGTCCAAATGCGTAGGTATTATATTAGCTATTTTATCATTTACGTTGTAATTACGTTTTTTTATCCCAAGCAACATATAGGTATTACAGTATGTCTTTACACTGCGTGGATATATGCTGGATACGAATTGTATAGCTTT
It encodes the following:
- the LOC100185742 gene encoding guanine nucleotide-binding protein subunit beta-5, whose protein sequence is MASDKNSTRYDTLENLRKEAEQLRKKLQADRRNLNDAELFVMGKKAGGSPSIQVRCRRILKGHTGKVLDMDWSLDKRRIVSSSQDGKILVWDGFTTNKEQAISLPTTWVNACAYAPSGGSIACGGLDNKCSVFPLNSSSNSSTLSVSNKQNPVSSGPADTGAGTIMQQRKVVAMHTSYISACTFTHSDYQILTASGDSTCALWDVESGQLLQSFHGHQSDVMDAALSPCETGNLFISGGCDKNACVWDMRTAKCIQSFQTHNSDINTVKWFPTGEAFATGSDDGTIKMYDLRADREIACYERPNVLFGVNSVDFSVSGRIVLGGYNDYLVHVWDTITGEKLTALFGHENRISCLKMSPDGTSFCTGSWDTTLRIWA